CCGCGATTCGGCCCGGGCGTCTGCGAGAAATCACGATTATTGAAGTATTGTTCAAACGTCACACAAGAGGGGTTGCTGATATCAAATACCATGATCCCGCCGATGCGTTCCAAGCCGATAAATGCATAGGTACGGCCGTATACTTTGCCAATGGCGACACCCTCCGGTTCCGGGCCCTTGTCATCGCTGCGATTATCGAAGGTGTTATTCGTGTTGCTGGCGTTAAAATTTTCCGGAAAAGCCGCGGCTGTGATTTGTTCGAGCGCGTCGCCGCTGTCATAAACCAGACGGCCATCAGACGTCCAGATCGAGAACGAGCGTCCACCGAACGAATAAAGCACGTCAAAATCGCCGTCGTTGTCCGTATCACCGCGCGTTTTGGTAACGGTTAAGCGTCCGAGATTGGCGTTATCTTTAAACGTCGCGGCTTGGGGAAATGCGTCGGGATCGAGCGCAAGGCTGCCCACACGCACGGCTTCTTCAAATGTATCATATTCGCGTACATCGCCTTCATTGGCCGTCACGAGAAAAGTCTTGCCCCGGACTTTATATGAAGCGATGGCATCCGGCAGATACATGCCTTTTACCGGCCAGTTGGAGATGTTGATCTTATTATCGCGGTCGCTTGCATCAAGGCCATTGCCAGCGACGCTGTGATCTTTAAAACCCAGGCCGTTCAACTCCACGACTTTTGCGCGCTTGATGTCGATATAAGCGATCGCATTGTTTTCCTGCAACGTCACCCAGGCGTATTTCGAGTTGGAGGACACCGCGATGTATTCCGGTTCGAGGTCTTGCGCCACGGAGGCATTCGGCCCAAAAATCCGAATACTCGGATCGAGCGCAGCGTTGTTGAAGGCTCGAAAATTCACGGTACGCACATCTCGTTGCCTTATTTCGTCCGCGTCATCGGAAACGTCGATAATGCTGATCGAACCTTCCGGATCGATCGAGTAATCGCTATTCGGCTCGCCCTCGTTCGCGACCAATAACCAACGGCCGTCGGGCGTAAAGGTAAGCATATCCGGCAGCGCACCGACCGTCACCTGGCTCTGAAACTTGCCTTTGGTGTTGAAGAAAACGACTTTGCCCGGCTCCGTCTTCACGGCGTTTTCGACCGCAACAGCCACAACGCCATCATGAACGGCGACACTATTGACCACCGTGCCGTAGGGCGACATGTCGAGAGGGTCTAGCTCAACCAGGGCGTTCGGATTTCTGAGATCGAATACGTCGACGCGCTGTGCTTGCGCATTGACGACAAATAGGCGACGGCGATCCGGATCATATGCCGTAATTTCAGAGGCGCTGCCGTCATAAATGCCGGTGTTGTGCGTCGCAATCGGATTGAGTTGAATACTCTGGCCGAACGCAACGTTACCGGCCAATGCCAGCGTCGTGAGCGCTGCCTTTAAACCACGAAACCCGAATACTGATGAAGCCTGTAAAGCCTGGCGAGAAATTCTCATAGCCTGCTCCTGTTGCGAATGGCATGATGTTGTAAAGCGCGGATTTGATTCGTGAGGTGATTCAAAGTGTGAAACAGAATTGTGGCGCGCCCTCACTTTTTGCAAGGCTTAAATACGAATTGCATGATAAGGAAAAATGACCATTGCATTAAGTCTGGGTGAAGCTTGGGCGGGAAAAAGCCCTTGCGTTTCATCGCATCATTTTTAAATTAAGCGGGTAAAGTCTTGGCGGTGTAGCTCAGTCGGTAGAGCAGCGGAATCATAATCCGTAGGTCGGGGGTTCAAGTCCCTCCGCCGCTACTTCTTGCATGATCCCGACGGTTCCTACGAGAAAAGTCGGGATTATTTTTTAGGAGCCGTTTCTCAAGCCTATGCCCGGAAGTACCCCCCATGCCAAAGCGGGCCAGCGAAAATTTCGTAGAGATTTTTCGGCGTCATTGTGAAAAGGATCACCTGATCGCGCGCGGCGACCGGTTATTGCTCGCGGTCTCGGGCGGAGTCGATTCGCGCGTGCTGTTGGATTTATTTGCCGCGCTGCAAGCGGAGTGGGAATTGTCGTTGGTGGTCGGGCATGTGCATCATCACTTGCGCGGGGCGGAAGCGGAGGCGGATGCCGCATTCGTGGAAAAGCTCGCCCATGATTATCGCTTGGAATTTTTGATGCAAAAAATCGAGGTGCGTGAGTATGCCGCCGCGCATCACCTCTCTCTGGAAGCAGCCGGCCGCAAGCTGCGCTATCGTGCGCTGAATGATATGCGGCGAGAAGCCGATTGCAATGCAATTGTAACGGCGCATACCGGCGACGATCAAGCGGAGACCATTCTGGCGCATCTCATGCGCGGCAGCGGCCTCTCTGGTTTGGGCGGAATGCCGGCGAAACGCGTGTTCAGCCAGGGGCCGGCCGTGATTCTGCGGCCGTTGTTGCCGTTCTCGCGCCGGCAAATTTTGACATATGCGACACAACAGAATTTGTCCTGGCGTGAAGATGTCAGCAACACCGACGTTTCCCTCCGGCGCAACCGCATCCGGCACGAATTGTTACCCTTATTAAAAACACGTTTCAATCCCGGCATTGTGCGCAGCTTGCAACGCCTGGCCAAAATTTCTGCGGAAATCGATCATTTGTTGCAGCAGCAAGCGGAGGAAGCGTTAAAAACTCTTATGCTTGTGCAAACGCCCGCGAAAATAGTCCTTGATCTTCAACAATTTTGGAAGTATTTTCGCCCGATTCAAGCATATGTGGTTCGCCGAGTGATGCAACAGGTCACGTCGTCCCGCTGTAACTTGACGTTTCAAGAAACCGATCGCATTCTTTCCATGCTCGCGCCGGCGCACGGCCATCATCGCACGCAGCGTTACCTCTGGCGGCAGATGGTCGAAATCGCTGTCGCGCAAA
This genomic interval from Cytophagia bacterium CHB2 contains the following:
- a CDS encoding T9SS type A sorting domain-containing protein, which produces MRISRQALQASSVFGFRGLKAALTTLALAGNVAFGQSIQLNPIATHNTGIYDGSASEITAYDPDRRRLFVVNAQAQRVDVFDLRNPNALVELDPLDMSPYGTVVNSVAVHDGVVAVAVENAVKTEPGKVVFFNTKGKFQSQVTVGALPDMLTFTPDGRWLLVANEGEPNSDYSIDPEGSISIIDVSDDADEIRQRDVRTVNFRAFNNAALDPSIRIFGPNASVAQDLEPEYIAVSSNSKYAWVTLQENNAIAYIDIKRAKVVELNGLGFKDHSVAGNGLDASDRDNKINISNWPVKGMYLPDAIASYKVRGKTFLVTANEGDVREYDTFEEAVRVGSLALDPDAFPQAATFKDNANLGRLTVTKTRGDTDNDGDFDVLYSFGGRSFSIWTSDGRLVYDSGDALEQITAAAFPENFNASNTNNTFDNRSDDKGPEPEGVAIGKVYGRTYAFIGLERIGGIMVFDISNPSCVTFEQYFNNRDFSQTPGPNRGGDLGVEGLLFIDEKDSPCRKPLLVVANEVSGSTTVYEISKGLRKEGSDGDELAEMPKQFVLHQNYPNPFNPSTTIRYSLPEAVHVTIKVYSLAGAEVATLVDDMRQAGNHEVMFSAGRLASGAYFYRMQVNGEITQMRQLMLVK
- the tilS gene encoding tRNA lysidine(34) synthetase TilS; amino-acid sequence: MPKRASENFVEIFRRHCEKDHLIARGDRLLLAVSGGVDSRVLLDLFAALQAEWELSLVVGHVHHHLRGAEAEADAAFVEKLAHDYRLEFLMQKIEVREYAAAHHLSLEAAGRKLRYRALNDMRREADCNAIVTAHTGDDQAETILAHLMRGSGLSGLGGMPAKRVFSQGPAVILRPLLPFSRRQILTYATQQNLSWREDVSNTDVSLRRNRIRHELLPLLKTRFNPGIVRSLQRLAKISAEIDHLLQQQAEEALKTLMLVQTPAKIVLDLQQFWKYFRPIQAYVVRRVMQQVTSSRCNLTFQETDRILSMLAPAHGHHRTQRYLWRQMVEIAVAQTEVAFSRLRPALPTRVLTIGKRCPVPEAGIAITVVRREQPPNWRDSVTANSQWADAHAVRGHLRVRFPLPGDRFQPLGMTGFKKLSDFLIDLKVPWHGRKHIPLLECDNGIIWVCGYRLDERFKIKPTTKEALHMQIELL